One Ranitomeya variabilis isolate aRanVar5 chromosome 4, aRanVar5.hap1, whole genome shotgun sequence genomic window, CAATGGTTGGGTTCGAATTGCTTGAAGGGAGTTATTACATCTTACCCGCATAGTTTGCCATCAAAAAATGTCAGCTCCTCAAGAGAAATCTAATGGACATCATGTCAAGGGTCTCCAACTCTAGCAAAGTTATTACTCCCACCATATATTAAGAAGAAATGGGGCTGAAAATTGTCTTGTCAGCTACATTGTGTATGAATCTGTttggatttttttgtttttattttcactttttttttaaaagcCTATTTTGTGtttgcagttttttttatattCATCATTATGCAGAAGATATATCAATATAGCTGCTGAAATGTGAAGAGACGAGCATGAAAACATTAATCGTTTAATATGTCTCTGTGCTGTTTATTATTTTAGAAGATGATTACCGTATGTTTTCAGAATTTTGGATTTCTTCCCAAATTGGTAGCattaatgctatgtgcacacgttcaggatttcttgcagaaatttcctgagaaaaacctgaaattttcagcaaaaaatctgcaagaaatctgcgcGCGTTTTTTGCGCgtctttggtgcgtttttggtgcgtttttttgtggatttttcctgacatttcccaatgcattatatagtgggaaattagcaaaaaatccgcaaaattaatgaacatgctgcgtttttactgCAATgcggtttttttcgtggaaaaaaaacgcatcatgtgcacaaaaattgcagaattcatTCTAAATAATAGGATGCACAATgtattcagttttttttttgtggtttttatagcgaaaaaaacgcgaaaaatcagcaacgtgtgcacacagcctaaactgGAGAATTTCTCTAAAGGGTTTGTGTAGGAATATaatatatgttttttgtttttttttccctctctagaGAAGACACCACTTTTGCCCGTAAGTTATCTCTGTTATTCCAGTTTAACTATGAATTAATATCCAACTGCAATACCAGTCCCGACCTACGGGCTAGAGTGGTGCTGTTTCTAGAAAGTTTCTGTCATGGCTCCTCTTAGGATATCTGATCAATCATTTTAGTGGGTGTTTAGCATATTTGCTATTATTTTTTTAATGATATATATGTAATGGAAATGTTAAACTAAAACGCTATGGATAAAAGGCACATTGCTTGTAATTATATAGTCTATGTTGGTATCTCAATGAAATAAAATAATTTGGGGAAACGTCCACAGCTTGATCAGTTTTATTAGGTAGGAATAGAGTTGATTAAAAAGATCCACAAGACCCTGGTCCAGCCGCCGGGCGAGAGCCCCCCATATCCCCTCCTCTTCTGATCAGGACTGGCCCCCATCTTGACTATTTCCCCCTCCTATTCTGTTTTGCCAGTTGGTTCTGGAAGTGCCAGTTCACATTAATAAGGCTTCATTTGTTCTGGCTCATAATGACGGTAGTAATTCCACGCGGTGCACAAGGTGTCGCTATTATCCCGTCACTGCTGTGTTTCACGCGTCGCCTCCTATAACCGGGGTCGTAGTTTCCTGCACTTATAAGTCATGTAAAAGCTGAATCCTCCCCGGCCTCGGGAACATTACAGCCCCTGACTGTCAGCCGCTCCTCTTGTTATGGTGCCGCACTATAGACTTCAGGTTGTAATGTTCCTTTTTATAAGTAGAAGTATCTGTGAGTACAGTATGTTGTGATGATAGACGGGCGACAACCTGTGAATATTGGCCATATTACTGACAATGTCATATAATGGCCCCTTCCCGAGTAGTCATCTGTGTATGTGATATGTGCACTAGGCTATATGAgagaagtatgtgccccctccacagGAGCTTTTCTCAcctcccattctacatccatagacagtAACATGGAGTCGGCCCCTCTGCAGATATCACGGCTCTCTACCTGTAAGATTTTGAAGGTGTCTGTGGAATTTTAGCCCCTTcatcatttgtgaggtcagactctGATATTGGGGAGAGGACGGGCTCACAATTTCagaggtgttggatggggctgaggtccagGCTCTGTGCGGCCGGTCATGTCCTCTTCCACACCATACTCACCCCCCCACCATGTCTGTATGGCCATCGTGCATCGGGCACAGTCATagggaacagaaaagggccttcccaCATCTGTTCCCACAAAGATGGAAGCTGCaactgtccacaatgtcttgtgctgtagccagggttggactggcccaccaatgAACTGGAGAATCCGCgggtgggccctggcttctccttcgGGAGAGTTCATATTGTGAACCTTGCAGCTGCTATGGGACTCTTTAGTGGGGGAGAAAGGTGGGCCCagtgttcttcagtctgacactggcTGTAGCATTAAGATTTACTGTCACTGGAACTAAGAGGTTGACGCCGACCCCTGTCAATAAGCCCATagtattatcctcctccaccaaactgtatAGCAGGCATAATTCAGTCAGGCGGGTAACGTTCTCCTggtattcaccaaacccagactcgtccATCAGATACCTGAGAAGAGTTTCCTGTAATGGCggatttacaccactccatccgacgctcggcattgtgcttggtgatgtaaggctgcatgcagctgctcggccatgaagctccagcgggggcgcagtgtttgtgctgatgttaataccagtggaggtctggactctgcagtcatggagtcagcagagcattgTGACTTTTCTGCCCCCTGCTCTGTAACATTTGGGGGTCTCCACTTCagggctgagttgctgcagttccttccacttctcagtaatatcactcacaggtgatggggaagatttAGGGAGTAAGAAATGTCATGAATGGACTTGTTACCCTAGTGGCCCCTATTACAGGACGGCACTGGTATCAGTGAGGGCAGATGGCATGTCAAGGGGCTGAGGTTATACACAGTATGGGGTAGGACTGACAATTCATGATGAATGTAAGGACTGTGCTGGCAGTGAGACTACGGTGATCCCTGCTCTCTTCCATACTATCTGATCTGCACAATACACGGAGCTGCGGTGTCCCAGCACCAGTCAGTGTTTGCTGGAGCTGGAAACAGCTGCTGGGTGGGGATGCAGGGTGTCGGACCACCACGGATCTATCATTAGTGATCTACCATAAGAACGGCTCACCGATATCTTAGATCATTTCCTTTTACCTACTATTTGTTACCCAGAGGAATGCATtttattgctccctgttatcagccatttaatGCTGGTGAAAGGCCGATAGCCTATTTTCCCAAGTGTCCATTGTCACTGCTGAGGAAGAGACATAATAAGCTATAGGTAATTGATACATACAAAACATTCCACAATTTTTTAATAAACCTTACACATTTTTTTCTATATGTTAAGACACTTTTCTGCCTGGTGATTTTAGTAAAAAAAGCCGAATAATAAGTGGTATAAAATCATAATAAAATGCACCATCTTTATCAATCAGCCGAAGTCACGGGGCTAAATCTTGCACAACTTGACTGTCTAGTCCAAGAATTACAGAGTTTAATAGAAATCCGCTCTGGCTTTAATCATATGTTTAGACATTGGATACAATCCACATTACATAATGTGGAATAATAATGCAGTAATATATGTGAATAATCAGGACTAATGTGGACTATAAAGTCACCACTTTGtgcctttttaaactttttttaagcaGTCAGAAGAGCCATAAAGTAAACAAGTCACCCTGTGATCTCCACGCTTCCTGTTCAGTACTGATGGACATCTgattgctgcagtcaatcactggtggCAGCGGTCATATGTTTACACAGGAAAAGCTAGAAAGAGAGCAGCAGGGGTCCGGTAACCATTGCAGTGGTCACCTGCCTATCCAAATGGGAAAAAGAGGCCACTGGGGCAGCATTGGAAGAAGTGCAACAGAAAATAAATTTTGGgtgtttatttaaagggaacctgtcagcaggattgtgcacagtaacctacagacagtgtcaggtcggcaccgttatactgatcacagtgctaccttggttgatgaaatctgtcttgtggttaggccatgtgcacacgttcagtatttttcgtgtttttttcgcgttttttcgctataaaaatgtgataaaaatgcgaaaaaaacgcttacatatgcctcctattatttacagtgtattccgcattttttgtgcaaatgttgcatttttttccgcgaaaaaaaaatcgcatcgcggaaaaaaaagcaacatgttcattaaaatgcggaattgcggggattccgcacacctaggagtgcattgatctgcttacttcccgcacagggctatgcacaccatgcgggaagtaagcagattatatgcggttggtacccagggtggaggagaggagactctcctccacggactgggcaccatataattggtcaaaaaaaagaattaaaataaatagtcatatactcaccttcgatggcccccggagtgttcccgcctctcaccgctgcatgctgccgcttcggttcctatagatggcgtggttcaggacctgcgatgacgtcgctgtcttgtgattggtcgcgagaccggtcatgtgaccgcgatgtcatcgaaggtcctgaaccacactatctataggaacggacgccgctgaggatatcggctgtctgcagagggtgagtataaccatttttttaattatttttaaacattctatcttttactatagatgctgcataagcagcatctaaagtaaaaagttggtcacacttgtcaaacactatgtttgacaagtgtgaccaacctgtcagtcagttttccaagtgatgctacagatcgcttgaaaaactttagcattctgcaagctaattacgcttgcaaaatgcggaaaaaaaacgggaaaaaaatgcaaaaaaaaatgcggatttcttgcagaaaatttccgtttttcttcaggaaatttctgcaagaaatcctgacgtgtgcacataccctaaatctttattttcagtttgtagataatgatatgctcgtgccttaaggcgggttggtgtatgtggtcctctgattagatattcataatcgcATGGTTAGTGTGCCAATAATACAAGTCAGCGTTACGGGACGGTATACATACAGTAATCAGATAAATGTAGCATTTCGGATCATCCATCAGATCCACAAATGCCTTCATGAGCAAAGATGAAGCAACAATGAAAGTCATCCGCAGAGCAGAGCGTGAGGAACCTTACAGTGCTTGCTCATTCAGGGTTTATGCATTGGACTTTAGACACAGGAATTTACAGTGTGGGTTAAAGAGTTAAGAAAAgtcccaagaaaaaaaaacaagtttccTTTCCATATGGTCCCTGATAATTTTTATAAGTTCGCATAAACCAAAGTTGTTTTCATAGTGAGATCAACCTACTAAAACACGTTCTCCCATCTTAGGGCAAAGTCCTACTGCTAAAGTTAACTTACTAATGAAGGTTCACAGCTGCTCCCTTCCATCGTTCTGCTTCACAAGGACCATGGCCCACATTCGAGGCTCTGAAAGGGGTTGTGCGGTGGGGAAGAACCAATTTTCAGATGAGCTTTAAGTGAAATTTGTGAATCAGTAGAGTAGGGTCTTAGCTTTCAGGATATTTATTTAATCTCTTCATATTTTTGCATGTCTTCTTTTTGGTCTCCACGTCAGAGGAGACTGAAGCAAGAGGCGTCTCTCATGCCAACAGAATGTCAGAAAAAAACTAAGAGGCCGAGTCTGACCCTCCGAAGGAAGTCCATAGTATTATCCTAGTATTATCCTCTCTCCACCAAACTGTACAATGGACACCATGTATtcaggcaggtaacgttctcctggcattcaccaaacccagtcTCGTCCATCAGAcgtcagatagagaagtgtgatctgtcactgcacagaacacgtttcctccagagtccagtggtggcagctttacaccactctatccgatgctcagcattgtgcttggtgatgttaggccatgtgcacacgctgcggattccattgcggaattttccgcagcggttttgataaatccgcagtgcaaaactgctgcggtttttactgcggatttattgcggtttttattgcggtttctgctgcggtttttcacctgcagtttcctattgcagcaggtgaaaaaccgctgcggattccgcacaaagaattgacatgctgcggaaaataaaccattgtgtttccgcgtggtttttttcCGTAgcacgtgcactgcggatttcatttcccatagcattacatggtactgtaaatgcatgggaaaccgctgtggaaacgttgcagatccgcagcaacatacgctaaggctgcatgcagctgccgGGGCACAGtgcttgtgctgatgttaataccagaggaggtttgGAGTCAGCAGAGTGTTGGTGACTATTTTGCCCTCTGTTCCCCAGCACTCGGCCCCCTGCTCTGTAACATTACGAGGTCTCCACTtcctggctgagttgctgcggttccttccacttctgagtaatatcactcacaggtgataggGAAGattaggaggaagaaatgtcatgaatggacttgttaccgcgctggtatcagtgaggGCAGATGGCATGTCAAGGGGCTGAGGTTATACACAGTATGGGGTAGGACTGACAATTCATAATTAATGTGACTAAGGACGGTCATGGACTGTCATGGCAGTGAGACTACAGTAATCCCTGCTCACTTCAATAGTATCTGATCTGAGCTGCAGTGTCTTGGTAGCAGTGTTTGCTGAAGCTGGAAACAGCTGATGGGTGGGGATGCAGGGTGTCGGACCACCACGGATCTATCATTATTGATCTTCCCTAAAAACAGCTCATCAATATCTTAGTAGAGAATACCCTTTTACCTTCTGTTACCCAGAGGAATGCATTTATTGATCCCTGTTATCTGCCATTTAATGCTGGTGAAAGTCCAATAGCCGTAGAATAAGTAACAGAAGCGAAACCTCCCGGCCCTACCATCCCTTCATTGTCACGCATCTCCAGTGTGAGGAGCATTTACAACCTCCGTGACATCGAGCCTCTCCTCTACCACAGTAGCGCTCATATAAGCGATATACCTTAGGCCTTACTGTTCCTTTATCTCCAGGCGCTAGAACTGTGACCATAGTACGGATTTCATTTTCCCTAGTGTACATCGTCACTGCTGTGAAAGAACCATTAGTGATAAGTAAATGACACACACAAACCATTCCACAATTTATTAATAAACCTTACACTTATTTTTGTATGTGTAAGACTTTCTCACTTATAGATTTTAGTAAATAAGCTGAATAATGAGTGGTATAAAATCATAATAAAATCCACCATCTTTATCAATCAGCCTGAGCACAGTTTCTGACTGTTTAGTCCAAGAATTAGAGCGTTTAATAAAAAATCCGCTCTAAGGTGGCAGCACTGCTTTTGCAATTCATTCTTGTGTCCCGAGACCCTCAGATGCCATCTTACCCAGGTTTTGTGTGTTTGTCCTTAATCTGGTTTCTATTCTTCTTGTTAATTCCTGATAAATAAGTgctcgctgcagtcaatcactggccacAGCGGTCACATGTTTATACAACCTCTTCTGTCTGGATGGAGACTAGCGGGGCAGTTGGGCAAAGTAGTAAGGAGAACGGCAGGGAATCGGTAATTATGTAGTGCTCACATGCCCATCCAAATGGGAAAAGAAGTACAGAGCCCACCAGGGCAGCATTTGTAGAAGTGCACCTGAAGATTATAGCGGTTTTAAAGGCAGGACAACTCTAAAAATGGAGGTGCGAGAGAAGAGTATTGCAAAAGCTAAAAAGCCACATGTTGGGGGACCAGAAATTGAAAAGCAGCACTGTATGTGTGGCCAGATTTTGGTCGGAGGAAGCTGGCACAAAAGTAATACAAAAAATAGTAATAGCTAAATAAACCTTAAAAGTATTATACAAGTACATACTGAGAAGAAAATCCATTACCGTCCATAAATGACCTCACACAAGAGGCATTGACTGATCTAGCTGTTCTGATAAAGGAGTTGATCATGATTAGAAAAATTAGTAATTTTTCTTAACCAGCGACACATCATCTATACTTAATTGTGATAGTGCTAATCGGCCAACGCACAAAGATCGTAATGTGTAACGGGCACCCGTCAGTAAGACTGTGCCTAAGAAACCTCAGATACTGCAGACAACACATTTACAATGATAACCGTGAATGTGGTCGCTACTCTGCCATCTCTTCAGAACTAAAAGGGATGCGAGGACCCCAATAATCCCACCAATGCAGTAAATTGCATGTGAATAAATCATGAATGTTTGTGCAACAGCGCTCTGAATAACCAATTAATAGATAGCGCTAGAAATGCATTTCTCTGCCCTCTCCTGCGATGCCTCATGTTAACGGAGAGGTTCACTTTAATGATAATAAAAGAAAACATTTGGATGGGGTGAATCTCTGACTCTCCACAGGTTTGAAGGTCAGGTATCAAGATCTTGAATCATAGAGGGTGGAGTGGCACGTCAATATATTACAGAGGCTAAGGAAACTAATGGAACAGGGACATTATACATTTTGGTCGATCTGGCCTTCATCATATCTAGCTCTTTATTTTGACCCAAGAGGACCATACCCAAATGATGGCATGTAGAGGCTCCATGAAGGTGGCAGAGAAGGTGTGCAAGTGTCTCGTGGGAGAACCAGTCTCATAAAATGACAGCTGCCCGGCCTCATAATCTAAATAGATCCTTAATGTATTTTGTGACGGCTGGCGAGATAACTCTGAAACAGTTTTATCATGTGACACTGAATACTCATTGTCGTACCTTCGTAGACACCAGGACTTCTTATTATCCCCAACAAGAGACTCGTGTCCTAGTCTGTCGATACTGGCGTAAGCCATCCCTATCATCCAATTCCCAGTTTCACTGGTTTCCACTTCCCAGAATTGTCTCCCTTTAGAAAAGCTTCTAACACTCAACACTTGATTGTACTCAAATCGCTCAAGATTTTGGGAATAATCTTGGTTGCATCCAGACCAAGATACCATTTTTAAATCATCGGAAAGATAAACACCACTCCCGGCTGTGTAATTATTTAAGGTGATCGCTAAAGCCTCATGCACATAGATCCCTCCAGTCACGCCATTCACAATGTTTGCTATACCAGTGTGTAAAGTCACGGAGATAAGGTCTTCATCTAGTCCACCAGAAGCTCCATCACCACCATTATACCCTTCAATGGTCAAAGACAAGCCATCAAACTCCACTTGTAAGAGCGTTAAGTTATCTGTCATGTTGCACAGTTCCTCAATGTATAACACTTTGCTATACCGATCATCTTTCTTCACATTGAGTGTTTGGGACATAGAGGAGGACACCTGCTCCTCCTGCTTGGAGATCTCACTGTGGATTGTGCTCTCGAGTACAGTCAGCTCATCCCTGAACTCCTGAATTAAGACCGTACAACTTTCCTTTATAGTAGACGCTGCTACTTTCATTTTTCTCACAACTTCTTGTACACAGTGGGCTTCCCTTTCTTCTTCATCACCTGAGACCAGATGTCCAAGAATGTTCCTCAGAGCCTTTTTCTTCTTTTCACAAGCCACATCAAAGTTAAGTATTTCATGCCGCTGATGTTGCACACTCTGACGGCAGACTGTACAGATCCTGGCAGAGTCTTCCCAGCAGTAGTACTCCAGGGGTCTCTTATGCAGAGAACACGTTCCAAGGCGCTTCCCCTGTTGTTGCTCGGAGCGGATCCGCTCCACTATATTAGATAGGTCTGTATTCTTCTGCACAGCTGGCCGAAAATTGAACAGAGTTCTGCAGTCAGGGAATGAGTAATTTCTAGTCGAATCTTGGCTGTATAGCAGATCCAGAAGGCAAATCTGACAAAAATTGTGCCCACAAGTCAGCGTTACGGGATCAGTATACATAGTCAGACAAATAGAGCATTTCAGATCATCCGCCAGATCCACAAATGCCATCGCGACCAAAGCTGAAGCAATAATAAAAGTCATCCACAGGGCAGAGCATGATGAACCTTACAGTATTTGCATATATTCAGAGTTCATGTATTGAACTTTAGACAGATAATTTATAAGTGTGGGCTGAAGAGTTAAGGAttgaaccaagaaaaaaaaaaaacaagattgtTTCCTTTCTATTTGATCCCTGACCGGCTTTGCAACTTCTCAAACCAAAGAGGTTTTCACAGGAGATCAATGTactaaaatcatagaatgttacagttagaagggacctcatgggtcattgtgtccaaccccctgctcagtgcagcACAGGATTCCCTAAATCCTCTCAGATcctgtgtttgaagacttccattgaaggagaactcaccacatctCGTGGCAGCCTTTTCCACTCATTGATAACCCTCACTGTTAAAAAgacttttctaatatctaatctgtatcttctccttttctgtttcattccattgcttctcgtgtttctatgtgcaaatgggaacaatgatgatccctctacattgtgacatcccttgagatatttgtagacagctattaagtctcctcttagccttcttttttgcaagctaaacattcccaggtcctttaaccccttcaaccccggagctttttccgtttttccgtttccgtttttcgctaccctccttcccagagccataacttttttatttttccgtcaatttggccatgtgagggcttattttttgcgggacgagttgtacttttgaacgacatcattggttttagcatgtcgtgtactagaaaacgggaaaaaaattccaagtgcagtgaaattgcaaaaaaagtgcaatctcacacttgttttttgcttgcctattttgctacgttcactaaatgctaaaactaacctgccattatgattctccaggtcactacgagttcatagacacctaacatgactaggttatttttcacctaagtggtgaaaaaaaattccaaactttgcaaaaaacaaaacaaaacaaaattgcgccattttccgatactcgtagcgtctccatttttcgtgatctggggtcaggtgagggcttattttttgcgtgccgagctggcgtttttaatgatagcattttggtgtagatacgttcttttgatcgcccgttattgcattttaatgcaatgtcgtggcgaccaaaaaaacgtaaatctggcgtttctaatttttttctcattacgccatttagcgatcaggttaatgctttttttttattgatagatcgggcgattctgaacgcggcgataccaaatatgtgtaggtttgattatttttttattgatttattttgattggggcgaaaggggggtgatttaaacttttatattttttttatttttttcacatttttaaaaactttttttttttacttttgccatgcttctatagcctccatgggaggctagaagcaggcacagcacaatcgcctctgctatgcagcagtgatcataagatcgctgctacacagcagatttgcaggtgtgctgtgagcgccgaccacaggggggcgctcacagccaccggcaatcagtaaccatagaggtctcaaggacctctatggttacaatggaggagcatcgccgacccccgatcatgtgacgggggtcggcgatgcgctcatatccggccacacggccggatgcggtagttaaatgccgctgtctgcgtttgacagcggcatttaactagttaatagcggcgggtgatcgcgatttcacccgccgctattgcgcgcacatgtcagctgtaaaaaacagctgacatgtcgcgactttgatgtgcgctcaccgccggagcgcacatcaaagcgggggtcccg contains:
- the LOC143768135 gene encoding E3 ubiquitin-protein ligase TRIM21-like is translated as MAFVDLADDLKCSICLTMYTDPVTLTCGHNFCQICLLDLLYSQDSTRNYSFPDCRTLFNFRPAVQKNTDLSNIVERIRSEQQQGKRLGTCSLHKRPLEYYCWEDSARICTVCRQSVQHQRHEILNFDVACEKKKKALRNILGHLVSGDEEEREAHCVQEVVRKMKVAASTIKESCTVLIQEFRDELTVLESTIHSEISKQEEQVSSSMSQTLNVKKDDRYSKVLYIEELCNMTDNLTLLQVEFDGLSLTIEGYNGGDGASGGLDEDLISVTLHTGIANIVNGVTGGIYVHEALAITLNNYTAGSGVYLSDDLKMVSWSGCNQDYSQNLERFEYNQVLSVRSFSKGRQFWEVETSETGNWMIGMAYASIDRLGHESLVGDNKKSWCLRRYDNEYSVSHDKTVSELSRQPSQNTLRIYLDYEAGQLSFYETGSPTRHLHTFSATFMEPLHAIIWVWSSWVKIKS